Proteins from a single region of Thermoplasmata archaeon:
- a CDS encoding universal stress protein, producing MTVPMPALRSIAVGMDGSPSSERAFEWALELAKLGGASLTIVGAIPLHRVYATQTGSPVEPYVEDRRTMSELLRLRAESARQAGVHPVASFLLEGAAVDELLNFLDEHRPDLMVLGARGVSSARRVLLGSVSEGVLHHAHCSILIVRPPHAGAAP from the coding sequence ATGACCGTACCTATGCCCGCACTACGTTCGATCGCGGTCGGGATGGATGGATCCCCATCCTCGGAGAGGGCGTTCGAGTGGGCCCTCGAGCTCGCCAAGCTCGGGGGAGCGTCCCTCACAATCGTCGGGGCCATCCCCCTTCATCGCGTGTACGCGACGCAGACCGGATCCCCTGTCGAACCGTACGTGGAGGATCGACGTACGATGAGCGAGCTCCTGAGGCTACGCGCGGAGTCCGCGAGACAGGCGGGCGTGCATCCGGTCGCAAGCTTCCTCCTCGAAGGCGCGGCGGTCGACGAGCTACTGAACTTCTTGGATGAGCACCGCCCGGATCTCATGGTGCTGGGAGCCCGGGGAGTTTCGAGCGCGCGCCGAGTGCTTCTCGGAAGCGTGAGCGAAGGTGTGCTCCACCACGCCCACTGTTCGATCCTCATCGTTCGACCCCCGCATGCCGGTGCGGCACCCTAG
- a CDS encoding pitrilysin family protein yields the protein MTERHDPLRMEYGTHDAGLRLLRQSPPAGAASASITYVGPAGTGFDPAGGEGIARMVARLATCAAGPFGRVALARELDRAGATLTSQIAPESAEITIWGPAAGWESLLELLSHAVLRPRFDPEDIERVQRQLLESQLRELTQPAHRAERELFRAIFPTGHPYRETGWGSARSVGGIDRGRLVRFHSEHYTAEGGVLVATIPAPLKRLERASARWRGHFARARAPSSLRPRPVLGHRVVREVEMAGRSQTEVHVGGPSIARSREEFPAAFLANEVLGGRPLLSRLFQDIRERAGLAYHASSDLEAMRLGGYWIAQAGTNPRSARRVAALLIGEVDRMGNELVRARELDQIRESAIGEMALSLETTPTAHELAVDLAYHDLPADYWLGWPSTLRALRPRSIREAAALALDGRRAATVLAGPLA from the coding sequence TTGACTGAGCGGCACGACCCGCTCCGGATGGAGTACGGGACGCACGACGCCGGGCTCCGGCTTCTGCGGCAGTCTCCACCGGCGGGCGCGGCGAGCGCGTCCATCACCTACGTGGGCCCGGCGGGCACCGGGTTCGATCCGGCCGGCGGCGAAGGGATCGCGCGGATGGTGGCCCGCCTCGCCACCTGCGCGGCCGGGCCGTTCGGTCGGGTCGCGCTAGCGCGCGAACTCGACCGGGCCGGCGCGACCCTGACCTCCCAGATCGCGCCGGAATCAGCCGAGATCACGATCTGGGGCCCGGCGGCCGGCTGGGAATCGCTGCTGGAGCTCCTCTCCCACGCGGTCCTCCGGCCTCGATTCGACCCGGAGGACATCGAGCGGGTCCAGCGCCAACTCCTCGAGAGCCAGCTTCGAGAGCTGACGCAGCCGGCCCACCGCGCCGAGCGCGAACTCTTCCGGGCCATCTTCCCGACGGGTCATCCCTACCGGGAGACTGGGTGGGGGAGCGCTCGCTCGGTCGGCGGGATCGATCGGGGCCGATTGGTCCGCTTCCATTCCGAGCACTACACCGCGGAAGGAGGCGTGCTCGTGGCGACGATCCCGGCCCCCTTGAAGCGGCTGGAGCGAGCCTCCGCGCGCTGGCGGGGCCACTTCGCACGGGCGCGCGCGCCAAGTTCCCTCCGACCCCGGCCCGTACTGGGCCACCGGGTGGTGCGAGAGGTCGAGATGGCGGGGCGGTCCCAAACGGAGGTCCACGTCGGCGGGCCGTCCATCGCTCGCAGCCGGGAGGAGTTCCCGGCGGCCTTCCTCGCGAACGAGGTGCTCGGCGGGCGGCCGCTCCTCTCGCGCCTGTTCCAAGACATCCGGGAGCGGGCCGGGCTCGCCTATCACGCCTCGAGCGATCTGGAAGCGATGCGGCTCGGCGGGTACTGGATCGCGCAGGCCGGCACGAACCCGAGGAGCGCGCGACGGGTCGCGGCGCTGCTGATCGGAGAGGTCGACCGGATGGGGAACGAGCTCGTCCGCGCTCGCGAGCTCGACCAGATCCGCGAGAGTGCCATCGGAGAGATGGCGCTCTCCTTGGAGACCACGCCGACGGCGCACGAGCTCGCCGTCGATCTCGCCTACCACGATCTGCCGGCCGACTACTGGCTCGGATGGCCCTCCACCTTGCGGGCCCTGCGACCTCGCTCGATCCGGGAGGCCGCCGCCCTCGCGCTCGACGGGCGACGTGCGGCCACGGTCCTTGCCGGCCCCCTCGCGTAA
- a CDS encoding transposase yields MGEVLPPKMYLPCKYRLYPFPNQERELLRQFDELRFLWNHAIEQRCDAWRKEKKSLSYVRQCRDLARWRAYDQEGVGRVYGHVAQETLARLDDGFKHFFRRVKEGGHPGFPRFKREVISLTYPDANGSAALVSGRNGTRRLHLAMLGDLPVKVSREPPEGRVKTCTVKREGDRWFAVLTVEVADPAPPSDAPTTSPVGVDLGLSHLATLSTGEMAMPPRFLRRSEKRLGRAQRVVSRRKKGSHNREKAKLRVVRCHAKVRDQRRDFAHKTTTGWVKHHDLIAFEDLSVPSMLGNGHLSKSISDAGWGMLRQMSKYKEARRSGRYAEVPAKGTTQTCSKCGRLADPPLPLQDRTYSCPCGLRLDRDLNAAKNILARALAQVPGGTGESTPVEIVPPPHRKGRRVRSKRQEPPRDSEVAR; encoded by the coding sequence GTGGGGGAAGTGCTACCTCCGAAGATGTATCTCCCCTGCAAGTATCGCCTCTACCCGTTCCCGAATCAGGAGAGGGAACTCCTCCGTCAGTTCGATGAACTGCGCTTCCTGTGGAACCACGCCATCGAACAACGGTGCGACGCGTGGCGGAAGGAGAAGAAGTCCCTCTCCTACGTCCGCCAATGCCGGGACCTCGCGCGGTGGCGAGCCTACGACCAGGAAGGGGTCGGGCGTGTCTACGGCCATGTCGCCCAAGAGACCCTCGCCCGCCTCGACGACGGGTTCAAGCACTTCTTCCGGCGCGTGAAAGAGGGCGGCCATCCCGGTTTCCCGCGATTCAAGCGGGAGGTCATCTCCCTCACCTACCCCGACGCCAACGGCTCCGCCGCTCTCGTGTCGGGGAGGAACGGCACCCGACGTCTGCATCTCGCCATGCTGGGGGACCTGCCGGTGAAGGTCTCCCGAGAACCTCCCGAGGGCCGAGTTAAGACCTGCACCGTGAAGCGCGAGGGAGACCGATGGTTCGCCGTACTCACGGTAGAGGTGGCCGACCCCGCCCCTCCGTCGGATGCTCCCACCACGAGCCCGGTGGGCGTGGATCTGGGCCTCTCCCACCTTGCCACACTATCGACAGGAGAGATGGCCATGCCGCCGAGGTTCCTCCGCCGGTCGGAGAAACGCCTTGGTCGTGCCCAGCGGGTCGTCTCGCGCCGCAAGAAGGGTTCCCACAACCGGGAGAAAGCGAAGCTCCGGGTTGTCCGGTGTCACGCGAAGGTCCGCGACCAGCGGAGAGACTTTGCCCACAAGACCACGACGGGGTGGGTGAAGCACCACGACCTGATCGCCTTCGAGGACCTTTCGGTCCCGTCGATGCTTGGGAACGGCCACCTGTCGAAGTCGATCTCCGACGCCGGATGGGGGATGCTCCGGCAGATGTCGAAGTATAAGGAGGCCCGTAGGTCGGGTCGGTATGCCGAGGTCCCCGCGAAGGGGACGACCCAGACCTGCTCGAAATGCGGCCGTCTCGCCGACCCTCCCCTCCCTCTCCAGGACCGCACGTACTCGTGTCCGTGCGGGCTTCGTCTCGATCGAGACCTGAACGCGGCTAAGAACATCTTGGCTCGCGCACTCGCCCAAGTACCCGGGGGCACCGGGGAATCCACGCCTGTGGAGATCGTACCTCCACCGCACCGCAAGGGGCGGCGAGTTCGGTCGAAGAGACAGGAACCCCCACGGGATTCGGAGGTAGCACGATGA
- a CDS encoding D-aminoacyl-tRNA deacylase yields the protein MSEVDRPIVRSFGGCKSYRILRTAVDLEYILIVSDPDPVATAVAKRWGTPAATEWHVEGSPIRVVGSGVYLLRRPGWHIHDEHLDRLLPAELAARRPVLVFPSIHRSERGVAALTVHPLGNPGVSSDVGGEPHRLNPTAPRLMTAALRSLAEGAKSLGVPATFEATHHGPALDLPAFFAEIGFPEHEEPPPDAVRVLARTLSDLAPTVGDRVAVGAGGGHYAPHFTDLAVKRRWAFGHILSRHALAVADREIAESAYALTPGAEGILFARAEDAESSVWTGVGRRLKDSGAESRLSPDAPP from the coding sequence GTGAGCGAAGTCGACCGCCCGATCGTCCGTTCGTTCGGAGGTTGTAAGTCCTATAGGATTCTGCGCACGGCCGTGGATCTCGAGTACATCTTGATTGTCTCCGACCCCGATCCGGTCGCGACGGCCGTAGCCAAGCGATGGGGAACCCCGGCCGCTACCGAGTGGCACGTCGAGGGCAGCCCGATCCGGGTCGTGGGGTCGGGGGTGTATCTCCTCCGTCGGCCCGGGTGGCACATCCACGACGAGCATCTCGACCGGCTTCTTCCCGCCGAGCTCGCCGCGCGACGTCCCGTCCTCGTCTTCCCCTCGATCCATCGGAGCGAACGGGGCGTCGCGGCGCTCACGGTCCATCCGCTCGGAAACCCCGGCGTCTCCAGCGACGTCGGTGGGGAGCCGCACCGCCTCAATCCGACCGCACCGCGGCTCATGACCGCCGCACTGCGTTCGCTCGCCGAGGGAGCGAAATCGCTCGGGGTTCCCGCGACCTTCGAGGCGACCCACCACGGGCCCGCGCTCGATCTGCCCGCGTTCTTCGCCGAGATCGGGTTCCCGGAGCACGAGGAACCACCCCCGGATGCGGTGCGAGTCCTCGCGCGAACGCTCTCCGATCTCGCGCCGACGGTCGGCGACCGCGTCGCCGTAGGAGCCGGAGGAGGCCACTACGCTCCCCACTTCACGGATCTCGCCGTGAAGCGCCGCTGGGCGTTCGGGCACATCCTCTCGCGCCACGCGCTCGCGGTGGCCGACCGCGAGATCGCGGAGAGCGCGTACGCGCTGACGCCCGGGGCGGAGGGGATCCTCTTCGCTCGAGCGGAGGATGCCGAGAGTTCGGTGTGGACGGGCGTCGGCCGCCGGCTCAAGGACTCCGGGGCCGAGAGCCGCCTTTCCCCCGATGCCCCCCCGTGA
- a CDS encoding pitrilysin family protein: MHTSRVPRPRTRRFRLRNGLEVLLAPNPASPTASVWVWYRVGSKNEHPGITGGAHWLEHMLFQGTPKYAKGEIDRAILNVGGLLNAFTDLDYTAYFATVPREHLDILIDIEADRMTRALLMPKEVDRERTVVLSEREGNENWPEFRVEEELYELAFRRHPYRWDALGYRTDIEHMGAEDLRGYYRRFYGTRNAVLVVSGGFDPRTVEREVRRQFSPLPAGGADPTVREVEPPARGERRSTLSGPGTTPLIAIAYRSPSIDERTAPATMLIDVLLGGETRIFSAGGRSRSGEHPGARLYRALVDPGLAVRATSEWRARVHPGLFTVYAQASAGVALDRIEAAIDGVLDRLACEGPTTAELSEARTKVLRGAALAYEGATRAGYRLGYFASIMPPGFEDRLYREILATRASEIRDTARALFSKDQRTVVRYEVVGGRSVD; encoded by the coding sequence ATGCACACGAGCCGGGTCCCGCGACCGCGCACTCGCCGCTTCCGTCTGCGCAACGGACTCGAGGTCCTGCTCGCTCCGAACCCCGCCAGCCCGACCGCGAGTGTCTGGGTCTGGTATCGCGTCGGATCGAAGAACGAGCATCCGGGGATCACGGGCGGCGCGCATTGGCTGGAGCACATGCTCTTCCAAGGCACGCCGAAGTATGCGAAGGGGGAGATCGATCGCGCGATCCTGAACGTGGGGGGCCTCCTGAACGCCTTCACCGATCTCGACTACACGGCCTACTTCGCCACGGTGCCCCGCGAGCACCTCGACATTCTGATCGATATCGAGGCCGACCGGATGACCCGGGCGCTCCTCATGCCCAAGGAAGTCGATCGGGAACGAACCGTCGTCCTCTCCGAGCGAGAAGGCAACGAGAACTGGCCGGAGTTCCGGGTCGAAGAGGAGCTCTACGAACTTGCCTTCCGCCGGCACCCGTACCGTTGGGATGCCCTCGGATACCGAACCGACATCGAACACATGGGTGCGGAGGACCTCCGGGGCTACTACCGACGCTTCTACGGGACGAGGAACGCGGTGCTGGTGGTGTCGGGAGGTTTCGATCCGCGAACGGTCGAGCGCGAGGTCCGCCGGCAATTTTCTCCACTCCCGGCGGGCGGGGCCGATCCCACCGTACGAGAGGTGGAACCTCCCGCTCGCGGGGAGCGGCGGTCGACCCTGTCGGGTCCGGGAACGACCCCGCTCATCGCGATCGCCTACCGGTCCCCATCCATCGACGAGCGAACCGCCCCGGCCACGATGCTGATCGACGTCCTGCTGGGGGGAGAGACCCGCATCTTCTCCGCGGGCGGCCGCTCCCGCTCCGGCGAGCATCCCGGTGCGCGCCTGTATCGTGCCCTCGTCGACCCGGGCCTCGCCGTTCGAGCGACGAGCGAGTGGCGCGCGCGCGTCCACCCCGGACTGTTCACCGTTTACGCCCAAGCGTCGGCCGGCGTCGCCCTCGACCGGATTGAAGCCGCCATCGACGGCGTGCTCGACCGGCTCGCGTGCGAGGGGCCCACGACCGCCGAGCTCAGCGAAGCCCGGACGAAGGTCCTGCGCGGCGCCGCCCTCGCGTACGAAGGCGCCACGCGCGCGGGGTACCGACTCGGATACTTCGCGTCGATCATGCCCCCGGGGTTCGAGGACCGACTGTATCGAGAGATCCTGGCGACCCGGGCGTCGGAGATACGCGATACCGCCCGGGCCCTGTTCTCCAAGGATCAACGCACGGTCGTCCGCTACGAGGTCGTCGGAGGTCGGAGCGTTGACTGA
- a CDS encoding MFS transporter yields MAAASPSDPGAESLGDVLAALDSGRVQPFHLRTVVIAGMGFLTDAYDLFVIALAIPIIGAVYGTGGSLSNLDAGLLGSAALMGAVLGPLLFGALADRYGRRRIYPITLSILAIGAVGSALSTPFLGLSVVQVLILWRFLLGVGVGGEYPLSATIMSEYSNIRSRGRLIAMVFAMQGFGLLAGAGVSLAVVYSTTSLDLAWRVILGAGAIPALLTIYFRTRLPETPRFSLSQGDVSGAARTVGTVTGNTIAPVSRPRATRVPLATFFRSYGLLILGTSAAWFLLDTAYYSTSIFNPVILAHIGFADAQGLGVLAYVRLLALGNVLIALVAAVPGYWVAVALIDRAGRRPLQLIGFAVMALAFLVLAFAFGPLVTVLPAFLAVYGLTFFFANLGPNTTTFVYPSEVFPTSFRTTGHGIAAASGKAGAVVAVFLFPTLIAAYGLPWFLGLLAVASILGFIVTITLLPETSRRSLEDASGEDELAVLVRRFSTYLRSLCLTIDQGAEALQELLADPGTDREAKVANLRAIEHAADEEVHRIYVELNNRRLSADVRTDIGRLASTLDDIMDGIESVGNRVLTYRLSAPNPELARFAVIVVESVNHVGEGILALDDLYRGRTERLLRVIVEVNRLENEADDLLRVLLEKLFQGSDPLEILKWKDFYERLELITDRCEDVTDVFQDLAVRYSPGP; encoded by the coding sequence GTGGCCGCCGCGTCCCCGTCCGATCCGGGTGCCGAGTCCCTCGGCGACGTCCTCGCAGCCCTCGACTCCGGTCGGGTCCAACCGTTCCACCTGCGAACGGTCGTCATCGCGGGGATGGGGTTCCTCACCGATGCCTACGATCTCTTTGTCATCGCCCTCGCGATCCCCATCATCGGCGCCGTCTACGGGACCGGCGGCTCGCTGAGCAACCTGGACGCCGGGCTCCTCGGCTCGGCCGCGCTGATGGGAGCGGTCCTCGGACCTCTCCTCTTCGGTGCGCTCGCCGATCGCTACGGCCGTCGCCGCATCTATCCCATCACCCTGTCCATCCTCGCGATCGGGGCCGTCGGAAGCGCCCTCAGCACCCCGTTCCTCGGGCTCTCCGTCGTTCAGGTCCTCATCCTCTGGCGGTTCCTTCTCGGCGTCGGCGTGGGTGGAGAGTACCCGCTCAGCGCCACGATCATGAGCGAGTACTCGAACATCCGCAGCCGAGGCCGGCTCATCGCCATGGTCTTCGCGATGCAGGGGTTCGGTCTGCTCGCGGGGGCCGGGGTCAGCCTTGCCGTCGTGTACTCCACGACCTCCCTCGATCTCGCCTGGAGGGTGATCCTCGGAGCCGGAGCGATCCCGGCGCTCCTCACCATCTACTTCCGGACCCGGCTCCCCGAGACGCCCCGCTTTAGCCTCTCCCAAGGCGACGTGAGCGGCGCGGCCCGAACCGTCGGGACCGTCACGGGGAACACCATCGCGCCCGTCTCCCGCCCGCGGGCCACGCGCGTGCCGCTGGCGACGTTCTTCCGGTCGTACGGGCTCTTGATCTTAGGAACGTCGGCCGCCTGGTTCCTCTTAGACACGGCCTACTATTCGACGAGCATCTTCAATCCGGTGATCCTCGCCCACATCGGTTTCGCCGACGCTCAGGGACTGGGCGTTCTAGCCTATGTCCGGCTTCTCGCGCTCGGCAACGTTCTCATCGCCCTCGTGGCGGCCGTACCCGGCTACTGGGTGGCGGTGGCCCTGATCGATCGCGCGGGCCGACGCCCGCTCCAACTCATCGGCTTCGCCGTGATGGCGCTCGCCTTCCTGGTGCTGGCCTTCGCCTTCGGACCGCTCGTTACCGTCCTCCCGGCGTTCCTGGCCGTCTATGGGCTGACGTTCTTCTTCGCGAACCTCGGACCGAACACGACGACGTTCGTCTACCCCAGCGAGGTCTTCCCCACCTCCTTCCGCACTACCGGCCACGGGATCGCGGCGGCCTCGGGGAAGGCCGGCGCAGTCGTGGCCGTCTTTCTGTTCCCGACCCTCATCGCGGCGTACGGTCTCCCCTGGTTCTTGGGATTGCTCGCCGTCGCCTCGATCCTCGGGTTCATCGTCACGATCACCCTCCTTCCCGAGACGTCCCGCCGCTCGCTCGAGGATGCGTCCGGGGAGGACGAGCTCGCCGTGCTCGTCCGTCGATTCTCCACGTACTTGCGCTCGCTCTGCCTGACGATCGACCAGGGTGCCGAGGCGCTCCAGGAGCTCCTCGCGGATCCGGGCACTGATCGGGAGGCCAAGGTGGCGAATCTCCGTGCGATCGAGCACGCCGCGGACGAGGAGGTGCACCGGATTTACGTGGAACTGAACAACCGTCGGCTCTCCGCGGATGTCCGGACGGACATCGGCCGCCTGGCCAGCACGCTGGACGACATCATGGACGGGATCGAGAGCGTCGGCAACCGTGTTCTCACCTACCGGCTCTCGGCGCCGAACCCGGAGCTCGCCCGCTTTGCCGTGATCGTGGTGGAGTCCGTGAACCACGTCGGCGAAGGGATCCTCGCCCTCGACGATCTCTACCGCGGCCGGACCGAGCGGCTCCTGCGGGTGATCGTGGAGGTCAACCGCCTCGAGAACGAGGCCGACGATCTGCTTCGGGTCCTCTTGGAGAAGCTGTTCCAAGGCTCCGATCCCCTCGAGATCCTGAAGTGGAAGGACTTCTACGAGCGGCTCGAGCTGATCACCGACCGGTGCGAGGACGTCACGGATGTCTTCCAGGACCTCGCGGTCCGGTACTCGCCGGGTCCCTAG
- a CDS encoding tryptophanase, with the protein MNDPTEPTLPFEPYKVKVAERIPNPSREDRERALVRAGFNLFNLHSDEVRIDLLTDSGTGAMSDRQWAALMIGDESYAGSRNFARFESTVRSITGFRHILPTHQGRAAENLLFSTLCRPGNVVPNNMHFDTTRAHVLRNGGRPVNIAVRDAYDPQSDFPFKGNVDVPALDALLRREGRENVPLVMVTITNNTGGGQPVSLANFREVARTARAHGVPLYVDMCRWAENAYFVRERERGMRAKSIAEIGRAFFDLCDGATMSAKKDGLVNIGGFVATRDRSLAGRMKELLILYEGFPTYGGLARRDLEAMSVGLEEAMDLDYLTHRVEQVRYVAGLLDARAVPFFHPVGGHGIYLDVRRFLPHLSDEDLPGQALAVELYREGGLRTVEVGSIMFGPDKGSKSPPLELVRLAIPRRVYSASHLAFVADVVARVYERRADVRGLTMVYRPERLPHFTARFAPKRGASSRAPRAGRAAPRRKQTQ; encoded by the coding sequence TTGAACGATCCCACGGAGCCGACTCTTCCGTTTGAGCCGTACAAGGTGAAGGTCGCCGAGCGGATCCCGAACCCTTCGCGCGAGGACCGGGAGCGGGCGCTCGTGCGAGCGGGGTTCAACCTGTTTAACCTGCATTCCGACGAGGTGCGGATCGACCTTCTGACCGACTCGGGGACCGGGGCGATGAGCGACCGTCAGTGGGCCGCCCTTATGATCGGCGACGAGTCGTACGCGGGCAGTCGAAACTTCGCGCGGTTCGAATCCACGGTTCGATCGATCACCGGCTTTCGCCACATCCTCCCCACGCATCAGGGCCGCGCGGCCGAGAATCTCTTGTTCTCGACCCTCTGCCGACCGGGCAACGTCGTGCCGAACAACATGCACTTCGACACGACACGGGCCCATGTTCTGCGGAACGGGGGCCGCCCCGTGAACATCGCCGTCCGCGACGCCTACGATCCGCAGAGCGATTTCCCGTTCAAGGGAAACGTCGACGTCCCGGCGCTCGACGCGCTCCTGCGCCGCGAGGGCCGCGAGAACGTTCCGCTCGTCATGGTGACCATCACGAACAACACCGGCGGCGGCCAGCCCGTCTCCCTCGCGAACTTCCGGGAGGTGGCACGCACGGCCCGCGCGCACGGCGTCCCTCTCTACGTCGACATGTGCCGCTGGGCGGAGAACGCCTACTTCGTTCGCGAGCGCGAGAGAGGAATGCGAGCGAAGTCCATCGCCGAGATCGGTCGCGCCTTCTTCGACCTGTGCGACGGCGCGACGATGAGCGCGAAGAAGGATGGACTGGTGAACATCGGAGGGTTTGTCGCGACCCGCGATCGCTCGCTCGCCGGGCGCATGAAAGAGCTCCTCATCCTCTACGAGGGATTCCCTACCTACGGCGGGCTCGCCCGACGCGACCTCGAGGCGATGTCGGTCGGGCTGGAAGAGGCGATGGACCTAGACTACCTTACCCATCGGGTCGAGCAGGTCCGTTACGTAGCGGGATTGCTCGATGCACGTGCCGTGCCATTTTTTCATCCCGTCGGGGGTCACGGGATTTACCTGGACGTTCGGCGCTTCCTCCCCCACCTTTCGGACGAGGACCTTCCAGGGCAGGCGCTCGCCGTTGAGCTGTACCGGGAAGGTGGGCTGCGCACCGTCGAAGTGGGGTCGATCATGTTCGGCCCCGATAAGGGATCGAAGAGCCCTCCGCTCGAACTCGTGCGCCTCGCCATCCCTCGCCGGGTCTATTCGGCGAGTCACCTCGCCTTCGTCGCGGACGTCGTCGCGCGCGTCTATGAGCGACGGGCGGACGTGCGAGGTTTGACCATGGTCTACCGGCCCGAGCGGTTGCCGCACTTCACGGCACGGTTTGCACCCAAGAGGGGTGCATCCTCCCGAGCGCCACGCGCGGGAAGAGCCGCCCCGCGTCGGAAGCAGACCCAGTGA
- a CDS encoding heavy metal translocating P-type ATPase produces the protein MTGPSYPLGARTQGSADAGRSRIGSWGRQVYRFPIPFAAAAGLVVGSVLTYLVHSPTLGGYAWLATLLGGGIPLVIQTIRRLLKGQFSSDVIAMLAILGAIALDQAFAGVVIVIMQSGGEALESYAFHRASSSLDALLQRSPRSAHRRRGEAVEEIPAESVAIGDLLVVRTGDLLPVDGLVVDREALIDDSTITGEPMPRRHPAGDTLLSGTVNVGPPFELLAIRRSQESQYAQIVELVRTAQERKPVIQRLADRYAVWFTPLTLVVAAVGWYFTMNADTALAVLVVATPCPLIIATPIAVIGAVNRAAEEGIVVKSGGAIEEIGRAQVVIFDKTGTITSGQPEVEKVVAFGAAHDSTELLRLAAGLEQLSSHPLGAAVVRTMQASSAAIPRASGVAEIAGSGVEGVVEGHRVLVGSASLLRARPGIDPGADRISSQLPADTRGRMVSYVTVDGALAGAILFADRIRPGVPEMMARLGEIGVRHVVMLTGDSAANAKEIATIAHVPEYYSELSPQAKVERVRSYRDRYGSTVMVGDGVNDAAALAAASVGVAMGARGAGISAEAADVVLLVDDVTKVAEGITLGQRMVGIARQGIVLGLGASVGLMAIAASGFIAPAIGATLQEGIDVAVILNALRVRA, from the coding sequence ATGACCGGCCCCTCCTACCCCCTCGGGGCCCGAACGCAAGGGAGCGCGGACGCCGGCCGCTCGCGGATCGGATCGTGGGGGAGACAGGTCTACCGTTTCCCGATCCCGTTCGCCGCCGCTGCCGGCCTCGTCGTGGGAAGTGTCCTGACCTATCTCGTCCACTCTCCCACTCTCGGCGGATACGCCTGGCTCGCCACCCTCCTCGGAGGGGGAATCCCACTGGTCATCCAAACGATCCGTCGCCTTCTGAAGGGGCAGTTCTCCTCCGACGTGATCGCGATGCTCGCCATCCTCGGTGCCATCGCGCTCGATCAGGCGTTCGCGGGGGTGGTGATCGTCATCATGCAGTCCGGCGGAGAGGCCCTCGAATCGTACGCGTTCCACCGCGCTTCCTCCTCGCTCGACGCGCTCCTCCAGCGCAGCCCGCGGAGCGCGCACCGTCGGCGGGGAGAGGCGGTCGAGGAGATCCCGGCGGAGTCCGTAGCCATCGGGGACCTGTTGGTGGTACGCACCGGCGATCTCCTACCGGTGGATGGGCTCGTGGTGGATCGGGAGGCGCTGATCGACGATTCTACCATCACGGGGGAGCCGATGCCCCGGCGCCATCCGGCCGGGGACACGCTGCTCAGCGGGACCGTCAACGTAGGTCCTCCCTTCGAACTGCTCGCCATCCGTCGTAGCCAGGAAAGTCAGTACGCCCAGATCGTCGAACTGGTCCGAACCGCCCAAGAACGCAAGCCGGTGATCCAGCGCCTGGCGGACCGCTACGCCGTGTGGTTCACGCCGCTGACGCTCGTCGTCGCCGCGGTCGGGTGGTACTTCACGATGAACGCGGACACCGCCCTCGCGGTGCTCGTGGTGGCGACCCCGTGCCCGCTCATCATCGCGACGCCGATCGCGGTCATCGGGGCCGTGAATCGTGCGGCCGAGGAAGGTATCGTCGTCAAAAGTGGCGGGGCGATCGAGGAGATCGGTCGCGCCCAGGTCGTGATCTTCGACAAGACGGGCACGATCACCTCCGGTCAGCCCGAGGTCGAGAAGGTAGTCGCCTTCGGGGCGGCTCACGACTCGACCGAGCTGCTCCGGCTCGCCGCCGGGCTCGAGCAGCTCTCCTCGCATCCCCTCGGTGCGGCCGTCGTGCGCACCATGCAGGCGTCCTCGGCCGCCATTCCGCGGGCCTCCGGGGTGGCGGAGATCGCCGGATCGGGGGTCGAGGGCGTGGTCGAAGGGCACCGGGTCCTGGTCGGGTCGGCGTCCTTACTTCGCGCGCGGCCCGGGATCGATCCCGGGGCCGACCGGATCTCCTCCCAACTCCCCGCCGATACGCGCGGTCGGATGGTCAGTTACGTCACGGTCGATGGAGCGCTCGCGGGAGCGATCCTCTTCGCGGACCGCATCCGGCCCGGGGTGCCGGAGATGATGGCTCGACTGGGCGAGATCGGAGTGCGGCACGTGGTGATGCTGACCGGTGACAGCGCGGCGAACGCCAAGGAGATCGCGACGATCGCCCACGTCCCGGAGTATTACTCCGAACTCAGCCCGCAGGCCAAGGTCGAGCGGGTCCGCTCCTACCGGGATCGGTACGGCTCCACGGTCATGGTGGGGGACGGGGTGAACGATGCGGCCGCCCTCGCGGCGGCCTCCGTCGGGGTGGCGATGGGAGCCCGGGGCGCGGGCATCTCGGCGGAGGCGGCCGATGTGGTCCTCCTGGTCGATGACGTCACGAAGGTCGCCGAGGGGATCACTCTCGGCCAGAGGATGGTGGGGATCGCGCGCCAGGGGATCGTCCTGGGGCTGGGCGCGAGCGTGGGGCTCATGGCGATTGCCGCATCCGGATTCATCGCGCCCGCGATCGGGGCGACCCTTCAGGAGGGCATCGACGTCGCCGTGATTCTGAACGCTCTTCGAGTGCGGGCGTGA